Proteins encoded by one window of Salmonirosea aquatica:
- a CDS encoding ABC transporter permease, which translates to MIKNYFKIALRNLQKDTFYSLINVLGLTLGVTCGMLLLLYVTDELSYDRYHTKADQIYRVVSKIREPDKAFGWNVTQPPLVETLKRDYPFIENYVRFVPYGRVMFRRGENRFYEEDIYSADSTVFEVFSYKLLEGDPKTALNQPGSIVLTQKTAQKFFGSRPALGESLQTNDTTFYKVTGVMEDVPRNSHFTFNALLSKGQFERGLTDSWGDSS; encoded by the coding sequence ATGATCAAAAACTATTTCAAAATAGCCCTCCGAAATCTGCAGAAGGATACCTTTTACAGCCTGATCAACGTGCTGGGACTTACCCTTGGCGTCACCTGCGGAATGCTGCTGCTATTGTACGTGACGGACGAACTCAGCTACGACCGTTACCATACCAAAGCCGATCAGATCTACCGGGTCGTATCGAAAATCCGCGAACCTGATAAGGCTTTTGGTTGGAACGTCACGCAGCCGCCACTGGTGGAGACCTTGAAGCGGGACTATCCTTTCATTGAGAATTACGTTCGTTTTGTTCCGTACGGCCGGGTGATGTTCCGGCGGGGAGAAAATCGCTTCTACGAGGAGGACATCTACTCCGCTGATTCCACGGTTTTCGAGGTATTCAGTTATAAGCTTCTGGAAGGCGATCCTAAAACGGCCCTGAATCAGCCCGGTAGCATTGTGCTGACCCAAAAAACGGCGCAGAAATTCTTTGGCTCCCGGCCCGCGCTGGGTGAGTCGCTGCAGACCAATGATACGACTTTCTATAAAGTGACGGGCGTGATGGAAGACGTACCCCGCAACTCCCACTTTACATTCAATGCCCTGCTTTCCAAAGGTCAGTTTGAGCGCGGACTGACAGACTCCTGGGGGGATTCTTCGTGA
- a CDS encoding FtsX-like permease family protein, with protein MTSYLQLPKNFDTRRLESKFPEVYEKYIGPIFKKMGIKVTYELQPITSVHLHSKMEGETNGDIGYVYTFGAVAFFMLLIASINYMNLATARSARRAKEVGLRKVMGAVRNRLVGQFMTESVLMTLLALLASILLVVLVLPFFNTVSGKEIQYQELIKPRFLLIALGVVLFTGIISGSYPAFYLSAFEPASVLKGSFNARGGNFFRKALVVVQFAISLSMLICTWIVYQQLNFMRKADMGYNREQVLTINYQDRQPRARYGALREALLANPNVRSVATASSPTSNMGGRNIFAVETNEGLKDMGFKPLGIDHDYLATMGMKVVEGRGFSADIPGDTTNGVLINQAVVERMGWKKPLGKKVLLGGLPPEGQPAPPTAQVVGVVKDFHQQSLYNPIEPLVILYRPNNAVLHIKIQPKDIEKTVAFIGQKWREIYPDRLFEYRFLDQDFESAYEADELRGRIFTAFSAMTIFIACLGLFGLATFTTEQRVKEIGVRKVLGASVGSIVTLLSMDFTKLVLISFPIAIPVAWYSMYKWLEDFPYKTDINVWVFVVACLATLVICWGTVAYQSTKAALTNPVKSLRSE; from the coding sequence GTGACGAGCTATCTGCAATTGCCCAAAAACTTTGATACCCGAAGACTGGAAAGCAAGTTTCCGGAGGTGTATGAGAAGTACATTGGGCCTATTTTCAAGAAAATGGGTATCAAGGTAACCTACGAATTGCAGCCCATCACCAGCGTCCACCTGCACTCCAAAATGGAGGGAGAAACCAACGGCGATATTGGCTACGTATACACCTTTGGGGCCGTGGCTTTTTTTATGCTGCTGATCGCCAGTATCAACTACATGAACCTGGCTACGGCGCGCTCGGCCCGACGTGCCAAAGAGGTAGGGCTTCGGAAAGTAATGGGTGCGGTACGGAATCGCTTGGTAGGGCAGTTTATGACCGAGTCGGTACTGATGACGTTGCTGGCCTTGCTGGCCAGTATACTGCTGGTAGTACTGGTACTGCCATTTTTCAATACCGTGTCGGGCAAGGAGATTCAGTATCAGGAGCTGATCAAGCCGCGGTTTTTGCTGATCGCCCTGGGAGTAGTGCTATTTACGGGCATCATCAGTGGTAGCTATCCGGCCTTCTATCTTTCGGCTTTTGAGCCCGCTTCGGTCCTCAAAGGTTCATTCAACGCCCGGGGCGGTAATTTCTTTCGGAAAGCCCTGGTGGTGGTGCAGTTTGCCATCTCGCTGAGTATGCTCATCTGTACCTGGATCGTCTATCAGCAGCTCAATTTCATGCGAAAAGCCGACATGGGGTACAACCGCGAGCAAGTGCTGACTATCAACTACCAGGACCGCCAACCCCGTGCCCGCTACGGCGCCCTGCGGGAAGCTCTGTTGGCCAACCCAAACGTGCGCAGCGTGGCCACGGCCTCATCACCTACCAGCAACATGGGCGGACGGAATATTTTTGCGGTGGAAACCAACGAAGGGCTCAAGGACATGGGCTTCAAGCCCCTGGGTATCGACCATGATTATTTGGCTACCATGGGTATGAAGGTTGTGGAGGGACGCGGTTTTTCGGCGGATATTCCGGGTGATACCACCAACGGTGTGTTGATTAACCAGGCCGTAGTAGAGCGGATGGGTTGGAAAAAGCCATTGGGTAAGAAAGTACTGCTCGGCGGGCTGCCGCCCGAAGGACAGCCCGCTCCCCCCACTGCCCAGGTGGTAGGCGTGGTGAAGGATTTTCACCAGCAGTCGCTCTACAATCCCATCGAGCCGCTGGTGATCCTGTACCGACCTAACAACGCAGTACTTCATATCAAAATCCAGCCCAAGGACATAGAAAAAACGGTTGCCTTCATTGGTCAGAAATGGCGCGAAATCTACCCCGACCGCTTGTTTGAGTACCGCTTCCTGGATCAGGATTTTGAGTCGGCCTATGAAGCCGACGAACTGCGGGGTCGGATCTTTACGGCCTTTTCGGCTATGACCATCTTCATCGCCTGCCTGGGTTTGTTTGGTTTGGCTACATTCACCACCGAGCAGCGGGTGAAGGAAATCGGCGTACGTAAGGTACTGGGCGCGTCGGTAGGTAGCATTGTAACGTTGTTGTCCATGGACTTTACCAAGCTGGTCCTGATCTCGTTTCCGATTGCCATTCCGGTGGCCTGGTACTCGATGTACAAATGGCTGGAAGATTTTCCCTATAAAACTGACATCAATGTCTGGGTATTTGTGGTGGCCTGTCTGGCTACCCTGGTCATCTGCTGGGGAACGGTAGCCTACCAAAGTACCAAAGCCGCCCTGACCAACCCGGTGAAGAGTCTCAGGTCAGAATGA
- a CDS encoding ABC transporter permease — MLSNYLKIAFRNLLRDSHFSLINISGLAIGMAATLLILQYVAFERSYDRFQDKADRIYRVKTERFEKGVLSTEWAGGPFAVGNHMKDAFPEVEEFVRVYMRSRQELEVNNTKFKIEKGAYASKAFFTLFSYPLVSGNAQTALAEPYTVVLSESLARRLFGNTNPLGQSIRVNRQYLVKVTGVYQDFPENTHLKTDYLISFDTFQRLVNPENNPDQNFDNAWNWDGCLTYLLVKEGTDPQKLEAKFPAFVAKEQPETVKGSFGVAFALQPLVDIHLYSNYMMEAGPNGDGVAVYILLGVALFIILIAWVNYINLATARAIRRAREVGVRKAVGSFRSQLIGQFLVESALLNFVSVLAACVIVAAGLPLFNAFTDQHLTYSLIGTSQFWLGLGIMFGVGTLLSGAYPAFVLSGFKPTQVLKAGISGGGQGTFLRKTLVVVQFSASIFLLVGTITVFRQVQYMRSQALGMDIDQTLVLSPPTNDSTRASRTKSFKETVLQQSAIKSVTVSSSIPGEKVDFNAGGIRLENAPETNGKQYRVIMMDYDFISSFGLKIIAGRNFNKDLGEQNAVVFNRTGIRQLGFRVPEEALGKKINFWGDILTIVGVVDDFHQQSLRDAYEPLVLRLDSGVNGSISLKVEASGSSKAVEAARQAWSEYFPNEPFEYVFLNEKYDQQYRADERFGQVFGFFTILAILVSCLGLLGLSSFVTAQRTKEIGIRKVLGASVSSVTALLAKDFLGLVIVAIFIASPIAFFLMNQWLDHFAFSIAMQWWMFAAAGLVTLVIALFTVSYQAIKAALMNPVKSLRSE, encoded by the coding sequence ATGCTCTCCAACTATCTTAAAATCGCCTTCCGGAATCTGCTGCGCGACAGCCACTTTTCGCTGATCAACATTTCGGGATTGGCTATCGGCATGGCAGCTACTTTGCTCATTTTGCAATACGTAGCCTTTGAGCGAAGCTACGACCGCTTTCAGGACAAAGCCGACCGTATCTACCGGGTGAAAACGGAGCGGTTTGAAAAAGGGGTACTCTCCACCGAGTGGGCGGGCGGCCCTTTTGCCGTCGGTAACCATATGAAGGATGCGTTTCCGGAGGTGGAAGAATTCGTGCGGGTGTACATGCGAAGCCGCCAGGAACTTGAAGTAAACAATACCAAATTCAAGATTGAAAAAGGAGCCTACGCCAGTAAAGCCTTTTTTACCCTGTTTTCTTATCCGCTGGTGAGTGGAAACGCCCAAACCGCCCTGGCCGAGCCCTACACGGTGGTTTTGTCTGAGTCGCTGGCCAGGCGGCTGTTTGGCAACACCAATCCATTGGGACAATCGATTCGGGTCAATCGGCAGTACCTTGTGAAGGTGACGGGGGTGTATCAGGATTTTCCCGAAAATACACATCTCAAGACCGACTACCTGATATCGTTCGATACTTTTCAGCGTCTGGTCAATCCAGAGAACAACCCCGACCAGAATTTTGACAATGCCTGGAACTGGGATGGCTGCCTCACGTACCTGCTGGTGAAGGAAGGTACCGATCCACAAAAACTGGAAGCTAAGTTTCCGGCCTTTGTGGCCAAGGAACAACCCGAAACCGTCAAGGGCAGTTTTGGGGTAGCTTTCGCTTTACAACCCCTGGTCGACATCCACCTCTACTCCAACTACATGATGGAGGCGGGACCGAACGGGGACGGGGTTGCGGTGTACATTCTGCTGGGGGTGGCGTTGTTTATCATCCTGATCGCCTGGGTCAACTACATCAATCTGGCTACGGCCCGCGCCATTCGCCGGGCGCGGGAGGTAGGTGTGCGCAAAGCGGTGGGATCTTTTCGAAGCCAGCTTATCGGACAGTTTCTGGTTGAATCCGCACTACTCAACTTCGTGTCGGTGCTGGCTGCCTGTGTAATCGTGGCGGCTGGCCTACCCCTGTTCAATGCATTCACCGACCAGCATCTTACTTATTCGCTGATCGGAACTTCCCAGTTTTGGCTGGGCCTGGGAATAATGTTTGGCGTAGGTACCCTACTTTCGGGAGCTTATCCGGCCTTTGTGTTGTCGGGATTTAAACCGACCCAGGTGCTTAAAGCCGGAATTTCGGGCGGCGGACAGGGTACCTTCCTGCGGAAGACGCTGGTCGTCGTGCAGTTTTCGGCCTCTATCTTTTTGCTGGTGGGTACCATCACGGTTTTTCGCCAGGTTCAGTACATGCGCAGCCAGGCGCTGGGCATGGACATAGACCAAACCCTCGTACTGAGTCCGCCGACTAACGATTCAACCCGTGCCTCGCGTACCAAGTCATTCAAAGAAACAGTTCTGCAGCAATCCGCCATAAAAAGCGTTACGGTATCGAGTAGCATTCCAGGCGAAAAAGTGGATTTCAACGCGGGCGGCATCCGGTTAGAAAACGCACCGGAAACCAACGGCAAGCAGTACCGCGTGATCATGATGGACTACGATTTCATTTCGTCATTTGGGTTGAAAATCATCGCGGGGCGCAACTTCAACAAAGACCTGGGCGAGCAGAACGCTGTGGTGTTCAATCGGACGGGCATCCGGCAGCTGGGGTTCCGGGTACCTGAGGAAGCACTGGGCAAAAAGATCAATTTCTGGGGCGATATCCTCACGATCGTGGGCGTAGTGGACGATTTCCACCAACAGTCGCTGCGGGATGCTTACGAGCCGCTCGTGCTGCGGCTCGACTCCGGTGTAAACGGTTCTATTTCTCTCAAAGTGGAGGCCAGTGGTAGCAGCAAAGCCGTTGAGGCCGCTCGGCAGGCGTGGTCGGAGTACTTTCCCAACGAGCCCTTTGAGTATGTATTTCTAAACGAGAAATACGATCAGCAGTATCGCGCTGACGAGCGTTTCGGGCAGGTGTTTGGCTTTTTTACGATCCTGGCCATCCTGGTGTCGTGCCTAGGGCTGCTGGGGCTATCTTCTTTTGTTACCGCGCAGCGTACCAAAGAAATCGGAATCCGAAAGGTACTTGGAGCCTCGGTATCGAGTGTTACGGCTTTATTGGCCAAAGACTTTCTTGGGCTGGTTATCGTAGCTATTTTCATCGCTTCGCCCATTGCTTTCTTTCTCATGAATCAGTGGCTGGACCACTTCGCGTTCAGCATAGCGATGCAGTGGTGGATGTTCGCCGCCGCCGGATTGGTAACCCTGGTGATTGCCCTGTTCACGGTAAGTTATCAGGCCATCAAGGCCGCGCTGATGAATCCGGTGAAGTCATTGCGGAGCGAGTAG
- a CDS encoding NrtR DNA-binding winged helix domain-containing protein has protein sequence MHHPSEKDYIHQLSIDCVILGYQDRQLKVLVPKLDFRGDFWALPSGFILQEESIDEAARRILEERTGIRDIYLDQFRAFGPTDRTNRAFLERMMRLNEEKFGEELFNRKEFDWITRRFISIGYYALVDMNKVVPRKNDIDESIAWYNIRNLPPMIMDHNEIVGKALETLRLNLDEKLIGFNLLPETFTMREVQELYEAIFDKPFARNNFQKKILDLNVLERLEKKFTGAANKAPYLYRLAR, from the coding sequence ATGCACCATCCCAGCGAAAAAGACTATATCCATCAACTTTCGATTGATTGCGTCATATTGGGCTATCAGGACAGACAGCTCAAAGTACTGGTACCCAAACTCGATTTTCGGGGTGATTTCTGGGCGTTGCCTTCGGGGTTTATTTTGCAGGAGGAAAGCATTGACGAGGCCGCCCGCCGGATTCTGGAGGAGCGGACCGGCATCCGAGACATCTACCTGGATCAATTCCGGGCATTTGGACCAACCGATCGAACCAACCGGGCTTTTTTGGAGCGCATGATGCGCTTGAATGAGGAGAAGTTTGGCGAAGAACTATTCAATCGCAAAGAGTTCGACTGGATTACCCGACGGTTCATTTCGATCGGGTATTATGCCCTGGTGGATATGAATAAAGTTGTCCCCAGGAAAAACGATATAGACGAATCCATCGCCTGGTACAACATCAGGAATCTGCCGCCCATGATCATGGACCACAACGAGATCGTGGGGAAAGCGCTCGAGACGCTACGCCTGAATCTGGATGAAAAATTAATTGGGTTTAACCTTCTGCCCGAAACCTTCACGATGCGGGAAGTACAGGAGCTCTACGAGGCTATTTTTGACAAGCCTTTTGCCCGCAATAATTTCCAGAAAAAAATCCTTGACTTGAATGTGCTGGAACGGCTGGAGAAGAAATTTACGGGTGCCGCCAACAAAGCACCCTACCTGTATCGGCTTGCCCGGTAG